From one Balaenoptera acutorostrata chromosome 6, mBalAcu1.1, whole genome shotgun sequence genomic stretch:
- the PLPP6 gene encoding polyisoprenoid diphosphate/phosphate phosphohydrolase PLPP6, whose product MPSPRRNAEGRPLTACAPSSSGSPAHGGGGGGGRFEFQSLLSSRAPGADPTCARLRASESPVHRRGSFPLAGAGSSPALPPPLPEEDRMDLNPSFLGIALRSLLAIDLWLSKKLGVCAGESSSWGSVRPLMKLLEVSGHGIPWLLGTLYCLSRSDSCAGREVLMNLLFSLLLDLLLVALIKGLVRRRRPAHNQMDMFFTLSVDKYSFPSGHATRAALVSRFILNHLVLAIPLRVLVVLWAFILGLSRVMLGRHNVTDVAFGFFLGYMQYSIVDYCWLSPHNAPVLFVLWNQQ is encoded by the coding sequence ATGCCGAGCCCCCGGAGGAACGCCGAGGGACGCCCGCTGACCGCCTGCGCCCCGAGCAGCAGCGGCAGCCCGGcccatggcggcggcggcggcggcggcaggttCGAGTTCCAGTCCCTGCTCAGCAGCCGCGCGCCGGGCGCCGACCCCACCTGCGCCCGGCTCCGCGCGTCCGAGAGCCCAGTGCACCGCCGCGGCTCGTTCCCCCTGGCCGGGGCGGGCTCCTCGCCGGCGCTCCCGCCCCCGCTGCCCGAGGAGGACCGCATGGACCTGAACCCGTCCTTCCTGGGCATCGCCCTGCGGTCCCTGCTGGCCATCGACCTGTGGCTGTCTAAGAAGCTGGGGGTGTGTGCGGGGGAGAGCTCATCCTGGGGCAGCGTGCGGCCCCTTATGAAATTGCTGGAGGTCTCGGGACACGGCATCCCCTGGCTGCTGGGCACCCTCTACTGCCTGTCCAGGAGCGACAGCTGCGCCGGGCGAGAGGTGCTGATGAACCTGCTCTTCTCCCTGCTGTTGGACCTGCTGCTGGTGGCCCTGATCAAGGGTCTGGTCCGCAGGCGCCGCCCGGCCCACAACCAGATGGACATGTTTTTCACCCTTTCGGTGGACAAGTACTCCTTCCCTTCGGGCCATGCCACCAGGGCCGCCCTGGTGTCACGGTTCATCCTGAACCACCTAGTGCTGGCCATTCCACTGAGGGTGCTGGTGGTACTGTGGGCCTTCATCTTGGGTCTCTCCAGGGTCATGCTGGGGCGGCACAATGTCACCGACGTGGCTTTTGGCTTTTTTCTGGGCTACATGCAGTACAGCATCGTGGACTATTGCTGGCTTTCACCGCACAATGCTCCAGTCCTCTTTGTACTGTGGAACCAACAATGA